TGAGCTTTCCGATAAAATAGCCGGCCTTGCCTTGCAATCTTTTATCCCCCTATATTAATCGCGTAAATTAACAATTCATTATATATGCTTTTCGGGCAAATCAAAAGAATAAGGGCTGTCCCGAAATGTTTCCGAGACAGCCCCGTAAAGTCATTCAACAAATAAAATTATTGTTCAACTACCTTTACCTGTGACATATCCTGAACATACATCGGATATACATTGTATCCTTCGAGTCTTGTGGATACGGCAGTAATGGTTGTCGGATCCTGAAGATATACTGAGCAGGCGTCATCTGTGAGGAGCTTTAATACCTTGTGGTAGAGCTCTGTTCTCTCCTTTGCGTCAGCAGTATGGGGGATCTTTGCCATAAGCTCATCTACTTCAGCGTTGGAGTAGTTGATGAAGTTGCCGGAAGAATTTGTCTGGTAACGGTCCAAAACATCGTAAGGAGCATAAGAACTTGTGAGTGCGATGACTGTTGTCTCATACTGGCGGTTTGAATATACCTGGTCGAGCCATGTAGCCCAGTCAACCTGCTTGATCTCCATGTTAATGCCGATTGCCTTAAGTTCGGAAGCGAGCTCGACTGCTGTATTTACGTGGATCAGGTAAGAAGAAGGAACCGTGCATGTGAGGTTAAAGCCGTTCTCGTAACCTGCTTCAGCGAGCAGAGCCTTAGCCTTTTCGATATCCTGATCGAAAGTGCCGTCGAGTGAAGTATCGTAATAGCTTCCCATTGCAGGGCTCATCGCAGTAGTAAGCTCAACGCCTGCACCGTCCATCGTTACGGAGATAACGTCTTTTCTGCTTACGGCATAGTTGATAGCCTGACGGACCTTTACATTGTTCAGAGGCTCGACTTTGTTGTTGAGAGCGAAAATCTGAACCATGTTGGAACCGTTTGACAAGATGTTGTACTTAGCCTTGTCGAGCTGGTTAGCGCGGTCGGTCGTAAGATAAGGGAAGATATCAATTGAACCTGCTGCGAGCTCTGTAAGACCTGCGTCCATATCAGCGCAGACCTTGAATGTGACCTTATCAAGATAAGGAAGGCCCTTCTGCCAGTAGTTGTCGTTCTTTACAAGGATAACACTCTGACCGGGTGTATAAGATTCGAACTTGAAAGGACCTGTTCCGACGGGAGCTGCCTGGCAGTTATCGTAACCTTCAGGAATGATGCCTGTCGTGAAATAGCTTAAAAGCTCTGTGTTTCCGGACTCGAGAGTAACTTCGACCTTGCCTCCGTCTACTGCCTTAACATCCTTGATGGGATCCAATTCCTGAACGAGCGCTGTGCCGTCCTGATTATCAAGAAGGCCTGCTGCACGCTTTAATGAGTAAACAACGTCAGCCGCATCGAGGTCTGATCCGTCATGGAACTTAACGCCTTCCCTAATAGTAAAAGTATATACGGAAGCATCGTCTGAAACTGTTACATCTGTAGCAAGACAGAAATTGAGATTGCCCTTGCTGTCATACTTGTAAAGGCCTTCGTAGACATTGAAGATGATCTCTTCATCGCCTGCTGCAACTACTGTGTGCGGATCGAAAATTCCGGGTTCCTGGGTGATGCCTACTACGGCATTGTTGTTAGCCACGCCGGGCTTCTTGGTGCATCCTGCAAACCCGGCAGCCATAAGGCTTACAGCGGCTACAGCAATGATGCTTTTAGTAATGATCTGCTTCATATTCCCCTCCTGAAAAACAGTTAATTCATTATAAGAATGGCCCAAACGCATACATATAGGGCATTGCACACAAAAATTTAAGGCAGGCAGAAGCTGTTCGTTCCGAAAATTAACTAAAAATTTATAAAAATCCTTTTAATAAATCTTAATATTTCCAAGGCGCCTGGTATATAATAGGGCATATCATTTTTTGCGCGCGTTCTTTTTCGCGTGCATTTTTTAGGAGATTCTAGTATGAAGAGATGTCCGGTTTGCGGCGTAATGATGGGCGACAACGTTGCTCGCTGTTCAATGTGCAAATACGATTTCCAGAAAGCTTCCCAGGGTAATAATGACGAAGCTGCTGCTGAAGCGAAGAAGATTTTAGACCAGAAGCAGGCTGAGAATATTGCACGTGCAGAGGCTAAGCGCTCAGAAGAGGAAAAGAGAATCCTTGAAGCTTTGGACAAGCTGAAGCGCGATTATGCGAACATGCAGGAACAGTTCGAGGCTGAGAGAGCTAAGCTTGATAAAGAATTCACGACATTCCAGAAGAAAAAGCTCGCTGAGCAGGAAGCTTTGGAAAAGTCAGTTGATACTATCCGTGACGAAGTGATCGAAGCTCGTGACAAGAGAGATTCTCTCCGCAAAGAAGCAAACGAGATGATGGATCAGGCCAGGAAAAAGTCTCAGAAAGAACATGATGAGATGATCGAGGCCGCAAGGATCGAACAGCAGAAGATCTACGAAGAAACCCAGAAACAGACCGAACAGCTCGCTGCACAGGTTGAAAAAGAATATGCCGCTGCTCTTGCACAGAGAGACGAACTTATTGCCCAGGCAAAAGAAGTCCAGGCAATGATGGACAACGCTGATAAGATCAAGGCTGAGAAGGAAAAAGAGATTAAGGCATGCGAAGCCAAGATCGTTAAGCTCGGTGAAGATTTTGAGAAAGAAAAGATCAAGATCGCTGAAGAGAATAAGAAGATCGCTGAGAAGCAGGCTGCCGAAGTCCTCAAGATGAAGCAGGAAGCTGAGCGCGACAGAGACATCGCTGCAGCTGAAAAGGAAAAACTTATTGCTGAAGCTCAGGCTGAAAGAGATAAGATCATCGTTCACCTCGAAGAGCGCAACAAGCAGGCTCAGGCAGAACTCGATGACATGACCGAGAAGGCCAAGGCCGTAATGGTTGAGGCAGAAGCAGCCATGACCAGAAGAGACCAGCTTAATACGGAAATCGCTACCTTTGAGAAGGAAGTTGCTCAGCAGCGCAGAGATCTCGAAGAGACAATGGAAGCTTCCAGAAAAGAACTCGAAGAGGCTGAAGACAAGAAGGCTAAGGCTGAGAAGGAATTCAGTGAATACAAGAAAGAATCCGCAGATATCCAGGATCAGATCAAAGGCCTCCAGGCTGAACTCAAGGAAGCAAAGGAGATCATCGCTGACTCCAAGAACGCTACAGTTCTTGCAGAAGCTGCTGCTCAGGAGATCGTTCTTAATGCAGAGAAGCAGTCAGTATTCCTTAAGCAGGCTGCTTTAAGCGAGAGCGAGAAGGGCAAGATGCTCGATCAGATCGAAGAATTAGAAAAACAGGTTAAGGAGAAAGAGATGGAGAAGGCTGAGCTTGAAAAGAAGCTTGCATCACTCGACGCAGCAATTGCAGAATTGGAAAAGAAAGTCAGATCAGGCGGCGGTGCCGGTGCTCCGATGGAGTACATTGTCGAGACTGTTGAACACAATAAGTCTTCCGAAGTCAACGTTGAAGCACTCTCTAAGTTACTCAAGAAGAAGTCAGCTGAAGGCTGGACTTTGATCTCCGTAGTTGATGACGACGGCGGCAAGCTCATTTCTTCAATGGGCGGCGGATCAGAAGCAGGCTTGTCCTCACTGTCAGGCAGTCCTTTCTCACAGAAGGAAGACAGACTGGTACTTATCTTCGGCAGACCGATGAAGTAATAGTTTTTGATTAATCAGTTTTGAAAAGGTTGTCCGGTGACGGGCAACCTTTTTTAGTGAATGACTGAAATGGTGATGGCTTTTCGGGTTCTCTCGAAAAAGAGAAAGCATCTTTATGACTTCAGTAGAAATCCCTGCAAAGTCACTGCACGTCGAGAACTTTGCAGGGATTTTACGGGCCCCAAATACGGCATCTGATACGGCTATAGCCTTACCGTTTGCCGTATTTTCTGCTGTTTTTGGTCCAAAATATGGCATTTAATACGGCTGCTGCCGCATCGGTTGCCGTATTTTTGGACGTCGGCGGAGAGTCAACTTTTCAGCTAGCAGAAATCGAAAATCGGCTAGGCAAAAAGTTGACTTGAAGGAAGCCATTACGTTCATTGACAGAAAACTGTACGGAAATGACCAAATTCGTCAATAAATCCGTCAATTAGAGGCCATATTGACGATTTTATTGACAGTTTGCGCTGTTTTCGTACAGTTTTTTGTCAATCGGGATCCGCAAGCACTTCCGCGCCCACCCAGGCCACCGCCCAACCCGTCAGGCGGAAAGCAATCAAAAATGTTTGTGCGGAGTGTCAAAATTATGCACAAATAATTAGATATTGCCACACATTTTTTTGTGGAATTAGCATACCAAATCTTATATAATAGGAAAGTATTTATTTTTGTCTTCAAAGGAGGAAAAGACTGATGGAAAATTATTCCGCAGACAAGATTCGCAACATTGCGTTGTTCGGCCACGTAGGTTCCGGCAAGACGACCTTAGCTGAGGCTATTCTCTATTACACCAAAGCAATTAATCGTCAGGGCCGCATTAATGACGGTAACACTACGCTTGACTACGATCCTGAGGAGATCAAGAGACAGATGTCAGTAGGCCTTTCAGTTGCCTGCTGCGAGTATAAGGGAAGCAAGATCAATATCATCGACACTCCAGGTGACTTCGACTTCTTAGGCGAAGAGATGAGCGGAATAAGGATCGCCGATTCCGGCATTATCATGATCTCGGCAAAGGGCGGTACATCCGTTGGTTCCGAGAAAGCAATCAGACTTTTGAATGGTAAGAAAGTTCCTTTCCTGTTCTTCATGAACAGAATGGACGAGCCTAATGCGGATTTCGAGGCTGTAGCAGC
The window above is part of the Ruminococcaceae bacterium R-25 genome. Proteins encoded here:
- a CDS encoding peptide/nickel transport system substrate-binding protein, with protein sequence MKQIITKSIIAVAAVSLMAAGFAGCTKKPGVANNNAVVGITQEPGIFDPHTVVAAGDEEIIFNVYEGLYKYDSKGNLNFCLATDVTVSDDASVYTFTIREGVKFHDGSDLDAADVVYSLKRAAGLLDNQDGTALVQELDPIKDVKAVDGGKVEVTLESGNTELLSYFTTGIIPEGYDNCQAAPVGTGPFKFESYTPGQSVILVKNDNYWQKGLPYLDKVTFKVCADMDAGLTELAAGSIDIFPYLTTDRANQLDKAKYNILSNGSNMVQIFALNNKVEPLNNVKVRQAINYAVSRKDVISVTMDGAGVELTTAMSPAMGSYYDTSLDGTFDQDIEKAKALLAEAGYENGFNLTCTVPSSYLIHVNTAVELASELKAIGINMEIKQVDWATWLDQVYSNRQYETTVIALTSSYAPYDVLDRYQTNSSGNFINYSNAEVDELMAKIPHTADAKERTELYHKVLKLLTDDACSVYLQDPTTITAVSTRLEGYNVYPMYVQDMSQVKVVEQ